One Capsicum annuum cultivar UCD-10X-F1 chromosome 2, UCD10Xv1.1, whole genome shotgun sequence genomic window carries:
- the LOC107860030 gene encoding auxilin-like protein 1 isoform X1 has product MENMSHSFAKKSNYHGSGFITTPSKSIYDDVFGGPPKFGVPTLAPRYEDYTEIFGGFHSSRASSIPVLDLPVLDEDNDRLSLDVQSCQFDYSEIFGGFNVLDFPLSFEDLVRQSTSGYDSSDEAWSPAQSETLSNESDPSAFSERSPSSSIADVHRSSDDTKQFNMSYHKTFQSSDGVVSNGMTHVAPLHAVPGYAYMVNVSQASGNIEEEEPAGQATHDLNYRVNLSGPVLEDKQFKRSASCNVSSNYIMHGSDSKLPEKYSEASCTPDKPFLTVTDISLRTRPSGLPPPSRPPPAKKGDFDRLNSRFKASNSCAFERKQGDSAQPDFDVEVYASSSAAASSAAIKDAMEKAQAKLRSAKELMERKKQDLKCYTKLHLENGILEERPIKTFDKADMEQSICVGGMEEVFKNNELISGNTEDGEHLKFTGKGEESEQDKPNVSSQQTYKAEGKVAWREGAEFFEVVETCPSCGSPEKVKNESNLLHNMESHDYRLSEADTDRFDHLETCKNVAAKPVPDCIEESEEKMGKWSYQWTNTHQVSKEEDLCGQLEHKETVKAEENLTDVSMSEKHVKVQQEGTSEKLSGSSHKSVEYNGNGQDVHECKATVKLNGGRRRLNDQERCISTDPRHIDIELMAEFEIEECEGGLWDVVVDESGNGQRVNEILKQERKKKLDAVSETEEGAIHWEENSKKPKEDFKSEKNDEKSQVACEQENNEREKELDFKMDPKNQDAKGAFEWEQEDSQFRADLKKKEYEGGQNVSEEVQETEGRRNGTCQGEDGYVEMTEVLEQQDNKRESPLASKLEFENISDEATELEETEQTVVCDVKWDELREPTEDSTPTEMVGSVLKQNTDAEVLEDATVFDCSGQPNFETLLVNKMSKKLEENIGKLEATQSALSCEENERVETELQNCEKESGVGLTKLLPKYGCNSVCERQDLSGHGKDQISRADAIGYTCLNEHLPNYGGARGKASDGLKKTASEIEKHCDQRNGKPPGCLTVNNKGFQSASNKEVTEEKFTANHSNHRYGTNAEGPRVKTNVVQSGTKQEVMEEKLAVHQVAREWATNAKKIGDALAAVLEDVEILSSTDQRAATESAQKKERNSNKIITPEAQRKDERLKKEREIEEEYMRKLEEEREREREREKDRMSVTREALERSYLEARGRVERAAMEKAATDIRHRAMAEARERSSAEQAAKEARLKAERAAVERATAEARQRAFEKTMAEKATQESCERVERSSSEKFSAYSRSTEMRQNSSSDQHAYQSTETSKLRYSYSSAHAGIEGESPQRCKARLERYRRTSERAAKALAEKNMRDLQAQREQAERNRLADTLDAEVKRWSSGKEGNLRALLSTLQYILGPNSGWQPIPLTEVITSAAVKKAYRKATLCVHPDKLQQRGASIHQKYICEKVFDLLKEAWNRFNSEER; this is encoded by the exons ATGGAAAATATGTCACATTCATTTGCTAAAAAGAGTAATTACCATGGAAGTGGCTTCATTACAACACCAAGCAAGTCGATATACGACGACGTTTTTGGTGGTCCACCTAAGTTCGGAGTGCCAACGTTAGCTCCTCGTTACGAGGATTACACTGAGATTTTCGGAGGTTTTCACAGTTCCCGAGCTTCTTCTATTCCCGTTTTGGATCTTCCGGTTCTTGATGAAGACAATGATCGGCTTTCTCTCGATGTCCAGAGTTGTCAGTTTGATTACTCTGAGATTTTCGGAGGGTTTAATGTCCTTGATTTTCCACTTTCTTTTGAGGATTTGGTTCGTCAGTCTACTTCTGGCTATGATTCTTCTGACGAGGCCTG GAGTCCAGCTCAAAGCGAGACCCTGTCAAATGAGTCAGATCCTTCTGCTTTTTCTGAAAGGAGTCCGAGCTCTTCTATTGCTGATGTTCATCGTTCATCTGATGACACCAAACAGTTCAACATGTCATATCACAAGACTTTCCAAAGTAGCGATGGAGTTGTATCAAATGGCATGACACACGTTGCTCCTCTGCATGCTGTTCCTGGATATGCTTACATGGTCAATGTAAGTCAGGCTTCTGGAAATATAGAAGAGGAGGAGCCAGCTGGACAGGCAACTCATGATCTCAACTACAGGGTGAACTTGAGTGGACCAGTTCTAGAAGACAAGCAATTCAAAAGAAGCGCATCATGTAATGTTAGCAGCAATTACATCATGCATGGAAGTGATTCAAAACTTCCAGAGAAATACAGTGAGGCTAGTTGTACTCCAGATAAGCCATTCTTAACTGTGACAGATATCAGCTTAAGAACTAGACCATCAGGGTTGCCACCACCATCAAGACCACCACCTGCCAAGAAAGGAGACTTTGATAGacttaattcaagattcaaagctTCTAACAGTTGTGCATTTGAGCGAAAACAAGGTGACAGTGCACAACCTGACTTTGATGTGGAAGTATATGCAAGTTCATCGGCAGCGGCATCTTCTGCAGCTATAAAAGATGCAATGGAGAAGGCTCAAGCAAAGCTTAGAAGTGCAAAAGAGCTAATGGAGAGAAAGAAGCAAGATCTTAAATGTTATACAAAACTCCATTTGGAGAATGGTATTTTGGAGGAAAGACCAATCAAGACATTTGACAAAGCTGACATGGAACAAAGCATATGTGTTGGAGGAATGGAAGAAGTCTTTAAGAACAATGAGCTTATTTCAGGCAATACTGAAGACGGAGAACATCTCAAATTTACTGGAAAAGGTGAAGAAAGTGAGCAGGATAAGCCTAATGTGTCATCTCAACAAACGTATAAAGCTGAAGGAAAAGTTGCATGGAGGGAAGGTGCAGAATTTTTTGAAGTAGTTGAAACTTGCCCATCTTGTGGGTCTCCTGAGAAAGTCAAGAATGAATCTAATTTGCTGCATAATATGGAATCACATGACTACCGACTATCCGAAGCAGACACTGACAGATTTGACCATCTAGAAACTTGCAAAAATGTTGCAGCAAAGCCGGTTCCGGACTGCATAgaggaaagtgaagaaaaaatggGTAAATGGTCCTACCAATGGACTAATACACATCAAGTGTCAAAAGAAGAAGATCTTTGTGGTCAATTGGAGCATAAAGAGACAGTAAAAGCAGAAGAGAACTTAACAGATGTTAGTATGAGCGAGAAACATGTTAAAGTCCAGCAAGAGGGAACAAGTGAGAAGCTAAGTGGCAGTTCTCATAAAAGTGTAGAGTACAATGGAAATGGCCAGGATGTGCATGAATGTAAAGCTACTGTGAAACTAAATGGTGGAAGGAGAAGATTAAATGATCAAGAGAGATGTATAAGTACTGATCCTAGGCATATCGATATAGAGCTGATGGCTGAGTTTGAGATTGAAGAATGTGAGGGAGGACTTTgggatgttgttgttgatgaatcAGGAAATGGACAGAGAGTAAATGAGATACTCAAGCAGGAAAGGAAGAAGAAACTTGATGCAGTTTCTGAAACAGAAGAAGGCGCTATTCATTGGGAGGAGAATTCAAAGAAACCGAAAGAGGATTTTAAATCAGAAAAGAATGATGAGAAGTCACAGGTAGCTTGCGAACAAGAGAACAATGAGAGGGAGAAAGAGCTGGATTTCAAGATGGACCCGAAGAATCAGGATGCCAAAGGCGCTTTTGAGTGGGAGCAAGAGGACAGCCAATTCAGAGCGGATCTCAAGAAGAAAGAGTATGAAGGAGGACAAAATGTGTCTGAAGAAGTACAAGAAACTGAGGGAAGACGGAATGGCACTTGCCAAGGAGAAGATGGTTATGTGGAAATGACTGAGGTTTTGGAGCAGCAAGATAATAAGAGAGAATCCCCTCTGGCCTCCAAATTAGAATTTGAAAACATATCTGACGAGGCCACTGAACTTGAAGAAACTGAGCAAACAGTTGTTTGTGATGTTAAGTGGGACGAATTGCGCGAACCGACCGAAGATAGCACCCCAACTGAAATGGTTGGATCTGTTTTGAAGCAGAACACTGATGCTGAAGTTCTCGAGGATGCTACCGTGTTTGATTGTTCTGGCCAACCAAACTTTGAGACTCTACTTGTGAACAAAATGTCCAAGAAGCTTGAGGAAAACATCGGAAAGCTGGAAGCAACTCAATCTGCCCTTTCCTGCGAAGAAAATGAGAGAGTAGAAACTGAGTTgcaaaattgtgaaaaagaatcaGGAGTTGGACTGACCAAATTGCTGCCTAAATATGGATGCAACTCTGTTTGCGAGAGACAAGATCTCTCAGGGCATGGAAAAGACCAAATTAGTAGAGCAGATGCAATAGGGTATACTTGTTTGAATGAGCATTTGCCCAATTATGGTGGAGCCAGAGGTAAAGCATCGGATGGACTGAAGAAGACAGCCTCTGAAATAGAAAAGCATTGTGATCAAAGAAACGGAAAACCTCCTGGGTGTCTGACAGTGAATAACAAGGGATTTCAGTCCGCCAGTAACAAGGAAGTTACAGAGGAAAAGTTTACAGCTAATCATTCTAACCATAGATATGGAACAAATGCTGAAGGTCCAAGAGTGAAGACCAACGTTGTTCAATCTGGAACTAAGCAGGAAGTTATGGAAGAAAAGCTTGCAGTTCATCAGGTTGCCAGGGAATGGGCCACAAATGCAAAGAAAATTGGAGATGCTTTGGCTGCTGTCCTAGAGGATGTTGAAATCCTGTCAAGTACAGACCAGAGAGCCGCAACTGAAAGTGcccaaaagaaagaaaggaattcAAATAAAATCATTACTCCTGAGGCCCAAAGAAAGGATGAAAGactgaaaaaagaaagagaaatagaggaagaatatatgagaaagttagaagaagagagggagagagaaaggGAAAGAGAAAAGGATCGGATGTCTGTGACTCGTGAAGCTCTGGAAAGGTCATATCTTGAAGCCCGTGGGAGAGTTGAAAGAGCTGCCATGGAGAAAGCTGCAACTGACATACGTCATAGAGCTATGGCAGAGGCTAGGGAGAGATCTTCAGCAGAGCAGGCAGCTAAGGAGGCTAGGCTCAAGGCGGAGCGGGCTGCAGTAGAAAGAGCAACTGCAGAGGCTCGGCAACGAGCTTTTGAGAAAACAATGGCTGAGAAGGCTACCCAGGAATCATGTGAACGAGTAGAAAGATCATCTTCTGAAAAGTTTTCTGCATATTCTAGGAGCACCGAAATGAGACAGAACTCTTCTTCT GACCAACATGCATATCAGAGCACAGAAacgtcgaaattgagatattcatattcttcagctcatgctg GCATTGAAGGTGAATCACCTCAAAGATGTAAAGCTCGGTTAGAGAGGTATCGCAGAACATCGGAGCGTGCA GCTAAGGCCTTAGCAGAGAAAAATATGCGTGACCTTCAAGCTCAGAGGGAGCAAGCAGAGAGAAAT AGATTGGCTGACACTCTGGATGCTGAAGTGAAAAGATGGTCAAGCGGGAAAGAAGGCAATCTACGTGCACTGCTTTCAACATTGCAATAT ATTCTTGGGCCTAATAGCGGTTGGCAGCCAATTCCACTAACAGAAGTTATAACTTCTGCTGCGGTGAAGAAAGCTTATAGGAAAGCAACTCTTTGTGTGCATCCTGACAAATTACAACAGCGAGGTGCTAGTATTCATCAGAAGTATATATGCGAGAAAGTCTTTGATCTTTTAAAG GAAGCATGGAACAGATTCAACTCTGAGGAAAGGTAG
- the LOC107858303 gene encoding uncharacterized protein LOC107858303 produces MFRAMSTRRDYRGYEELIKEEAPSAPLIALDQPKLSKSRTVPAAANFFISSSSKKVTSEDNFQANTQLKEASKIHPIFSLFETKRKKKATARPEFSRYIQYVKEGGFGDMLQTTSSKSNNMAAVM; encoded by the coding sequence ATGTTTAGAGCAATGAGTACAAGAAGAGACTATAGAGGATATGAAGAATTGATAAAGGAGGAGGCACCTTCTGCCCCGTTGATAGCATTAGATCAGCCAAAATTGAGTAAAAGCAGAACAGTTCCAGCTGCTGCTAACTTCTTTATAAgctcttcatcaaagaaggtcaCATCGGAGGACAATTTCCAGGCGAATACTCAACTAAAGGAAGCGAGcaaaattcatccaatattcAGTTTATTTGAAacgaagaggaagaagaaggcaACTGCTAGGCCTGAATTCTCAAGGTATATTCAGTATGTTAAAGAAGGAGGTTTTGGTGATATGTTGCAAACTACTTCCTCCAAATCCAACAATATGGCTGCAGTAatgtaa
- the LOC107858302 gene encoding uncharacterized protein LOC107858302 — protein MSTRRDYRGYGVLTKYEEVQEEEPYAPMMGKAKLSRNRTVPAAAKFFSSSSKKVTSEDNFRANAQLKEAKKASKIHPIFSLFETKRKKKATARPEFSRYIRYVREGGFGDVLQTTSSKPNSMAAVM, from the coding sequence ATGAGCACACGAAGAGATTATAGAGGATACGGAGTATTAACTAAGTATGAAGAGGTGCAGGAGGAGGAGCCTTATGCTCCAATGATGGGGAAGGCAAAATTAAGCAGAAACAGAACAGTTCCAGCTGCTGCTAAATTCTTTAGCTCTTCATCCAAGAAGGTTACATCCGAGGACAATTTCCGGGCGAATGCTCAGTTAAAGGAAGCGAAAAAAGCGAGCAAGATTCATCCAATATTCAGTCTATTCGAAacgaagaggaagaagaaggcaACTGCTAGGCCTGAATTCTCGAGGTACATTCGGTATGTTAGAgagggaggctttggtgatgtgttGCAGACCACTTCCTCCAAACCGAACAGTATGGCTGCAGTAATGTGA
- the LOC107860031 gene encoding dihydroflavonol-4-reductase (The RefSeq protein has 3 substitutions compared to this genomic sequence), with product MASEDQAVVDAPSPPVAPTVCVTGAAGFIGSWLVMRLLERGYNVHATVRDPENKKKVKHLLELPEADTNLTLWKADLTVEGSFDEAIQGCQGVFHVATPMDFESKDPENEVIKPTVRGMLSIIESCAKANTVKRLVFTSSAGTLDVQEHQKIFYDETSWSDLDFIYAKKMTGWMYFVSKILAEKAAMEEAKKNNIDFISIIPPLVVGPFITPTFPPSLITALSLITGNEAHYCIIKQGQYVHLDDLCEAHIFLYEHPKAEGRFICSSHHAIIYDVAKMVRQKWPEYNVPTEFKGIDKDLPIVSFSSKKLMDMGFQFKYSLEDMYKGAIETCRQKQLLPFSTRSTADKGHDKETIPISAENYASGKENSPVANGTGKSTNGEI from the exons ATGGCAAGTGAAGATCAAGCAGTTGTTGATGCACCATCTCCTCCAGTGGCGCCGACGGTTTGCGTCACTGGAGCGGCTGGATTTATCGGCTCTTGGCTTGTCATGAGACTCCTTGAACGTGGTTATAATGTCCATGCTACTGTTCGTGATCCTG AGAACAAAAAGAAGGTGAAACATCTGTTGGAATTGCCAGAAGCTGATACAAACTTAACGCTGTGGAAAGCAGACTTGACCGTGGAAGGAAGCTTTGATGAAGCCATTCAAGGCTGTCAAGGAGTATTCCATGTGGCTACCCCAATGGATTTCGAGTCCAAGGACCCTGAG AACGAAGTAATTAAACCAACGGTCAGGGGAATGTTAAGCATCATAGAATCATGTGCTAAAGCTAACACAGTGAAGAGGCTGGTTTTCACTTCATCGGCTGGAACTCTTGATGTCCAAGAGCACCAAAAAATCTTCTATGATGAGACCAGCTGGAGCGATTTGGACTTCATATATGCTAAGAAGATGACAGGATGG ATGTATTTTGTTTCCAAGATACTGGCAGAGAAGGCTGCAATGGAAGAAGCTAAAAAGAATAACATTGATTTCATTAGCATCATACCACCACTGGTTGTTGGTCCATTCATCACACCTACGTTCCCACCTAGCTTAATCACTGCCCTTTCACTAATTACTG GTAATGAAGCTCACTACTGCATCATTAAACAAGGTCAATATGTGCATTTGGATGATCTTTGTGAGGCTCATATATTCCTGTATGAGCACCCCAAGGCAGAGGGAAGATTCATTTGCTCGTCTCATCATGCTATCATCTATGATGTGGCTAAGATGGTGCGACAAAAATGGCCAGAGTACAATGTTCCTACTGA GTTTAAAGGTATCGATAAGGACTTGCCCATAGTGTCTTTTTCATCAAAGAAGCTTATGGATATGGGGTTTCAGTTCAAATACAGCTTGGAGGATATGTATAAAGGGGCCATTGAGACTTGCCGACAGAAGCAGTTGCTTCCCTTTTCTACCCGAAGCACTGCAGACAAAGGACATGACAAAGAAACCATTCCCATTTCTGCTGAAAACTATGCAAGTGGCAAGGAGAATGGGCCAGTTGTAAATGGTACAGGAAAGTTAACTAATGGTGAAATCTAG